In Aegilops tauschii subsp. strangulata cultivar AL8/78 chromosome 3, Aet v6.0, whole genome shotgun sequence, one genomic interval encodes:
- the LOC141021051 gene encoding uncharacterized protein, with amino-acid sequence MAALKTEISSEFPVHAIGVQKHHDPEVMKYIADKTCGTYSFLDEDDSCIHEAFKLFTTGITSVAARFIQITLAAHEGITISSIESGGYKNLVGSDKQTGVIDIDNMYAGEQKNFIVYLSVGEGNKKLLTIGGQYRSFDASKRLADKDVFILRPLSECSPDKLGIHHEVAAERMRIWLMKGFSVMVEMQHPMCGEGPRELWNSIRHPSSEGHCATKETMVNLSNDVTEIERNIRDYLNNHERWYTKVPYLMSWLSCHKWQRATTKGSCYDSGAFTLSQLSASEQHVGEDGEDNDD; translated from the coding sequence ATGGCAGCCCTCAAGACGGAGATCTCTTCTGAATTCCCCGTGCACGCAATTGGTGTGCAGAAACACCACGATCCGGAGGTCATGAAGTATATCGCCGACAAGACCTGTGGCACCTACTCCTTCCTTGATGAAGATGACAGCTGCATCCATGAAGCCTTCAAGTTATTCACCACTGGCATCACGTCTGTCGCTGCAAGGTTCATACAGATCACCCTCGCAGCTCACGAGGGCATTACAATATCTTCCATCGAGTCTGGTGGCTACAAGAACCTTGTGGGATCAGACAAACAAACCGGAGTGATAGACATCGATAACATGTACGCGGGAGAGCAGAAGAACTTCATAGTCTACCTAAGTGTCGGGGAGGGAAACAAGAAGCTTCTGACCATCGGCGGCCAGTACAGAAGCTTCGATGCGAGCAAGCGGCTGGCTGACAAGGATGTCTTCATTCTGCGACCACTCTCTGAATGCTCGCCCGACAAGCTAGGCATCCATCATGAGGTGGCCGCGGAGCGCATGCGCATCTGGCTCATGAAGGGATTCTCGGTCATGGTGGAGATGCAGCATCCCATGTGTGGTGAGGGGCCACGGGAACTATGGAACAGTATCAGGCACCCTAGCAGCGAGGGCCACTGTGCAACCAAGGAAACCATGGTGAACCTCAGCAATGATGTGACTGAGATTGAAAGGAACATTAGAGACTATCTAAACAACCATGAAAGATGGTACACGAAGGTCCCTTACCTAATGTCATGGCTGAGTTGCCACAAGTGGCAGCGTGCTACCACCAAGGGCTCATGCTACGACTCCGGTGCTTTCACCCTATCACAACTCAGTGCCTCAGAGCAGCATGTAGGTGAAGATGGTGAGGATAATGACGACTAA
- the LOC141020667 gene encoding cysteine-rich receptor-like protein kinase 44, which yields MRELQEITDNFCKERAIGEGAYGKVYKGALGNGKEIAVKLLHNRPDIDDGQFRRTEETIFAEEITKALCFEYMQKGSLQKHLYEESDGLDWETRYKIIKGTCEGLQYLHEGFKKPIYHLDLKPDNILLDENMFPKLADFGLSRLFREHKTMVIESVSGTIGYMPPEYIHENAISNKFDIFSLGVAITKVQTNWRRRLRSTCSSHKQLKAHCHQVNICTEIALSCMEYDRHKRPDIIDIIHRLNDTEATIDRVKLHTFTSKAILCGKTCNKFPVLVRITAAPWRHTEEMPRAGVDIVVVVDINMGRVSHWKLKTIKQALMTVIDKFGPNDRFSIVWFKGSVPHTMKLTFTSNKGKEIAKVMINELDGTHDNNTIAALREGFEYNFLC from the exons ATGCGAGAATTACAAGAAATTACAGACAATTTCTGCAAGGAGCGAGCAATTGGTGAAGGAGCGTATGGAAAGGTTTACAAG GGTGCACTTGGCAATGGCAAAGAGATTGCAGTGAAGTTGCTTCATAACAGGCCAGACATTGACGATGGGCAATTCCGAC GCACGGAAGAAACCATTTTTGCTGAAGAGATAACCAAAGCGCTATGCTTCGAGTATATGCAAAAAGGGAGCCTGCAGAAGCATCTCTATG AGGAATCTGATGGCCTCGATTGGGAGACACGATACAAAATTATCAAGGGGACATGTGAAGGCTTACAATACCTTCATGAAGGATTCAAAAAACCAATTTACCATTTGGACCTAAAACCGGACAACATACTTCTAGATGAGAACATGTTCCCAAAACTTGCGGATTTTGGTTTGTCTAGGCTCTTCCGTGAACATAAAACGATGGTCATAGAAAGTGTTTCAGGAACAAT TGGGTACATGCCGCCAGAATACATACATGAAAATGCAATCTCGAACAAGTTTGACATATTCAGCTTGGGTGTTGCAATAACAAAG GTACAAACAAACTGGAGACGCAGGTTGCGTTCAACGTGTTCTTCTCACAAGCAATTAAAAGCACACTGCCATCAAGTGAATATATGTACTGAGATAGCACTGAGCTGCATGGAGTACGATAGGCACAAAAGGCCTGATATAATAGATATTATCCATCGACTAAATGACACAGAAGCTACCATTGACAGG GTGAAGCTACACACGTTCACGAGTAAAGCGATTTTGTGTGGCAAGACGTGCAACAAATTTCCAGTCCTAGTGCGTATCACAGCAGCGCCATGGCGCCACACGGAGGAGATGCCACGTGCTGGCGTGGACATTGTTGTGGTTGTTGACATCAACATGGGCAGGGTGAGTCACTGGAAGCTGAAAACCATCAAGCAAGCCCTAATGACAGTCATTGACAAGTTCGGCCCAAACGACCGGTTCTCTATTGTGTGGTTCAAGGGAAGTGTGCCCCACACTATGAAGTTAACCTTCACGTCCAACAAAGGCAAGGAAATTGCCAAGGTCATGATCAATGAGCTTGATGGGACCCATGACAACAATACAATTGCCGCTCTGCGAGAGGGATTTGAG TATAACTTTTTGTGCTGA
- the LOC109756760 gene encoding uncharacterized protein — MAKREAWRLSSATDDSLDGCSMRSADRVKVRQYGKTCKKLTGMFMTQELATHSGSVWCINFSLAGRYLASAGEDRVIHVWEVSEGERKGELLGEGAVSKESGGGGSPFVAVAGNGSWWWQCRCSAVQTRDMWRRRGGHGCRAAASLSVLIIWLCPRPRVRVWVQR; from the exons ATGGCAAAG AGGGAGGCATGGCGCCTCAGCTCCGCCACCGACGACAGCCTCGACGGCTGCAGCATGCGCAGTGCCGACAGGGTCAAGGTGCGGCAGTATGGGAAGACGTGCAAGAAGCTCACTGGCATGTTCATGACACAGGAGTTGGCCACGCACTCTGGCTCTGTATGGTGCATTAACTTCAGCTTGGCTGGACGGTACCTTGCGAGCGCCGGCGAGGACCGTGTGATCCATGTCTGGGAGGTCTCCGAGGGTGAGAGAAAGGGGGAGCTGCTCGGGGAAGGTGCGGTTTCAAAGGAGAGTGGTGGCGGAGGCAGCCCGTTTGTGGCAGTTGCTGGAAATGGATCGTGGTGGTGGCAATGTCGCTGCTCAGCAGTGCAGACAAGGGATAtgtggagaagaagaggaggccACGGGTGCAGAGCAGCAGCAAGTCTGTCGGTTCTGATCATCTGGTTGTGCCCGAGACCCCGAGTGCGTGTTTGGGTTCAGAGATAA